A stretch of Paludisphaera borealis DNA encodes these proteins:
- a CDS encoding IS630 family transposase has translation MRGRRPRRLSIEPGDLPILQRVARSDSLPWYQVRRARIVLANAQGVPTSTVALQMQCDEATVWRTCRRYEHGGLTGLLAPPARPGSPGRISPLQRAQIVRLACMEPVAKGLHITHWSSEDLARQAVTDGVVPSISPRTIRRILDRVDLQPHRTRYWRTSRLDEEFKDRAEKVFWCYANAERLAERGIWVVCLDEMPNKQALERCQIRRAIPGSIEQQEFEYTRHGTVNILTFLVVPTGRMEAAILETNGAEHLIPALEAFRRGHYRLRGVFLVLDGGGSHIAGETADYFAGCEEWWRPRLTPAHASWLNQGEILNHAFGLRYLKRGSWTSREAYIAHVMASWPEYNRLYAHPIEWTWTNPKMRRWFDEHAPRIPCITSVRRH, from the coding sequence ATGCGCGGACGACGACCCCGACGGCTCTCGATCGAACCGGGCGACCTGCCGATCCTCCAGCGGGTCGCCCGGAGTGACTCATTGCCCTGGTATCAGGTCCGGCGGGCCCGGATCGTCCTGGCCAACGCCCAGGGCGTGCCGACCAGCACGGTCGCCTTGCAGATGCAGTGCGACGAGGCCACAGTCTGGAGGACCTGCCGGCGCTACGAGCACGGCGGCCTGACCGGACTGCTGGCCCCACCGGCCCGACCCGGCAGCCCCGGGCGGATTTCCCCCCTCCAGCGGGCGCAGATCGTCCGGCTCGCCTGCATGGAGCCCGTGGCCAAGGGCCTGCACATCACCCACTGGTCGAGTGAGGACCTGGCCCGCCAGGCGGTCACCGACGGCGTCGTCCCGAGCATCTCGCCCCGCACCATCCGGCGGATCCTCGACCGGGTCGATCTCCAGCCGCATCGGACCCGCTACTGGAGGACGTCCCGGCTGGATGAGGAGTTCAAGGACCGGGCCGAGAAGGTCTTCTGGTGCTACGCCAACGCCGAGCGGTTGGCCGAGCGGGGCATCTGGGTCGTCTGCCTCGACGAGATGCCCAACAAGCAGGCGCTGGAGCGCTGCCAGATCCGCCGGGCGATCCCCGGCTCGATCGAGCAGCAGGAATTCGAGTACACCCGGCATGGGACGGTCAACATCCTGACCTTCCTGGTGGTCCCCACCGGGCGGATGGAGGCGGCCATCCTGGAGACCAACGGCGCCGAGCACCTCATCCCGGCGCTGGAGGCGTTCCGGCGGGGGCACTATCGGCTCCGGGGCGTCTTCCTCGTCCTGGACGGCGGTGGGAGCCATATCGCCGGCGAGACGGCCGATTATTTCGCCGGGTGCGAGGAGTGGTGGCGTCCCCGCCTGACGCCGGCGCATGCCTCGTGGCTCAATCAGGGGGAGATCCTCAACCACGCCTTCGGGCTCCGCTACCTGAAGCGGGGGTCGTGGACCAGCCGGGAGGCCTACATCGCCCATGTGATGGCCTCCTGGCCGGAGTACAACCGGCTGTACGCCCACCCCATCGAGTGGACCTGGACGAATCCGAAGATGCGCCGCTGGTTCGACGAGCATGCCCCCCGAATTCCTTGCATTACTTCTGTCCGGCGACACTAG
- a CDS encoding alpha/beta fold hydrolase, with protein MRLSTKWRDTWSTIASDVDSRRSERVTIEGDVFDVVRMGRGEPLVLVPGLAGSWKLLMPLARRLAREYEVVSYSLRGDRSRGRGGPGDSRRRHVDVGGHADDLAALIDRLGMECPAVFGVSFGAAVALELAVEQPGCLGSLIVQGIEERFRTTIGSTIAQHVLERYPLPANSPFLNQFLNLLYGTKPEPGPRTDFVVDRIWETPQAVMAERLRQLRQFDVADRLWRIDVPTLVLAGSKDAIIPASRQKRLAQGISGARFESIEGAGHIGFVTHADAVVRQVHDHFQRVKASV; from the coding sequence ATGCGGCTTTCAACCAAGTGGCGGGATACCTGGTCGACGATCGCGTCCGACGTCGATTCACGGCGCAGCGAGCGCGTCACGATCGAAGGCGACGTCTTCGATGTCGTCCGGATGGGTCGCGGCGAGCCGCTCGTCCTGGTGCCGGGGTTGGCGGGAAGCTGGAAGCTGTTGATGCCGCTGGCCCGTCGGCTGGCTCGCGAGTACGAGGTAGTCAGCTACAGTCTTCGCGGCGATCGGTCGCGGGGACGGGGCGGGCCTGGCGATTCGCGCCGGCGGCACGTCGACGTCGGCGGCCACGCCGACGACCTCGCGGCCTTGATCGATCGGCTCGGCATGGAATGCCCCGCGGTCTTCGGCGTCTCCTTCGGGGCGGCCGTGGCTCTCGAACTGGCCGTCGAGCAGCCGGGCTGCCTTGGCTCGTTGATCGTTCAGGGGATCGAGGAGCGGTTCCGGACGACGATCGGCTCGACGATCGCCCAGCACGTGCTTGAGCGATACCCGCTGCCCGCGAACAGCCCGTTCCTCAATCAGTTCCTGAATCTGCTGTACGGGACCAAGCCCGAGCCGGGGCCGCGCACCGATTTCGTCGTCGATCGGATCTGGGAGACGCCGCAGGCCGTGATGGCCGAGCGGCTCCGCCAGCTCCGGCAGTTCGACGTCGCCGATCGACTCTGGCGGATCGACGTGCCGACCCTCGTCCTCGCCGGCTCGAAAGACGCGATCATCCCCGCGAGCCGCCAGAAGCGGCTGGCCCAGGGAATCTCCGGCGCCCGCTTCGAGAGCATCGAAGGTGCCGGCCACATCGGCTTCGTTACCCACGCCGACGCCGTCGTCCGCCAGGTCCACGACCACTTCCAGCGCGTCAAGGCGTCGGTCTGA
- a CDS encoding DUF6263 family protein, protein MPSTTAKAPHHSRPARPAAFRRLNAGRLAVATLLLTVGLQGAATADAPLRWKFKTGETVRYSLVQKTETTMKLPDGRTGGSKVSQDSDIHWTVNNVSPEGVAEMTQTIDRVRVRMDSVPGQPPFEFDSASKDPAPEGPVAAQLVPVFRALAGLECTLMMDARGEIRDVRIADKVVESLQKSFQGGLGNLFTKESLKNMVGQSSLVLPEEAVAKGKSWKEQSKIPAAQLGTMVTDKTYTFEGPEAADASRVRIDLTSKTTLEPDANAQIEFAMKNQDGKGRFVFDAAKGRIISSHVDMTMTQSIKAQGQELEQTIVNKIEMKLAPEPSAAK, encoded by the coding sequence ATGCCTTCAACGACCGCCAAAGCCCCCCACCACTCCCGCCCGGCGCGCCCGGCGGCCTTCCGTCGCCTCAACGCCGGCCGACTGGCCGTCGCGACCCTCCTCCTGACGGTCGGCCTCCAAGGCGCGGCGACGGCCGACGCCCCCCTGCGATGGAAATTCAAGACCGGCGAAACCGTTCGCTACAGTCTGGTGCAGAAGACCGAGACGACCATGAAGCTGCCCGACGGTCGGACCGGAGGCTCGAAAGTCAGCCAGGACAGCGACATCCACTGGACCGTCAACAACGTATCGCCCGAGGGCGTCGCCGAGATGACCCAGACCATCGACCGCGTCCGGGTTCGGATGGATTCGGTGCCCGGTCAGCCCCCTTTCGAATTCGACTCCGCCTCGAAGGATCCGGCCCCGGAAGGCCCCGTCGCGGCGCAGCTCGTCCCGGTCTTCAGGGCGCTGGCGGGACTTGAGTGCACGCTGATGATGGATGCGCGCGGCGAGATTCGCGACGTCCGGATCGCCGACAAAGTGGTGGAATCGCTCCAGAAGAGCTTCCAGGGGGGGCTCGGCAATCTGTTCACGAAAGAGTCGCTCAAGAACATGGTCGGCCAGTCGAGCCTGGTCCTGCCCGAGGAGGCCGTCGCCAAGGGCAAGAGCTGGAAGGAGCAATCCAAGATTCCGGCCGCCCAGCTCGGCACGATGGTCACTGACAAGACCTACACGTTCGAGGGCCCCGAAGCCGCCGACGCCTCGCGCGTTCGGATCGATCTGACCTCCAAGACGACCCTGGAGCCGGACGCGAACGCCCAGATCGAATTCGCGATGAAGAACCAGGACGGCAAAGGGAGGTTCGTGTTCGACGCGGCCAAGGGACGGATCATCTCGTCGCACGTCGACATGACCATGACCCAGTCGATCAAGGCGCAAGGGCAGGAGCTGGAGCAGACGATCGTCAACAAGATCGAGATGAAGCTGGCGCCCGAGCCGTCGGCCGCCAAGTGA
- a CDS encoding HD domain-containing protein — translation MSDLSLSSSPGAPLFSLRFEDALRFAATSHEGQTRRASETPYVQHVVAVAWILGRSGFGEDVVIAGLLHDVVEDTAVTIEEVAARFGPVVADLVERCSEIKNDATGRMRPWIDRKRDHLAALADAPVEARAVILADKIHNLTSIEYDLSLGRDVWPAFHADRAEVLWYYQAILDCCGRDDPRLERLSACCREILARVSL, via the coding sequence ATGTCGGATCTCAGTCTCTCGTCGTCGCCGGGAGCCCCCCTGTTCTCGCTCCGCTTCGAGGACGCCCTGCGGTTCGCGGCGACGTCCCACGAGGGGCAGACGCGACGCGCGAGCGAAACGCCCTATGTGCAGCACGTCGTCGCGGTCGCCTGGATTCTCGGTCGCTCGGGATTCGGCGAGGACGTGGTGATCGCGGGGCTGTTGCACGACGTCGTCGAGGATACGGCGGTCACGATCGAGGAGGTTGCGGCCCGGTTCGGCCCAGTCGTCGCCGACCTTGTGGAGCGCTGCTCGGAGATCAAGAACGACGCGACGGGTCGGATGCGGCCGTGGATCGATCGCAAGCGCGACCACCTGGCGGCGCTGGCCGACGCCCCCGTCGAGGCCCGCGCCGTGATCCTGGCCGACAAGATCCACAACCTGACGTCGATCGAATACGACCTCAGCCTGGGCCGCGACGTCTGGCCCGCCTTCCACGCCGACCGCGCCGAGGTGCTCTGGTACTACCAGGCGATCCTCGATTGCTGCGGCCGCGACGACCCCCGCCTCGAACGGCTTTCCGCCTGCTGCCGCGAGATCCTGGCGCGGGTGTCGCTTTGA
- a CDS encoding CPBP family intramembrane glutamic endopeptidase gives MEKRSDLMDSDVLMGPDDDPPGHDVIVLFAVFFEGGLAPLALLMGWWFGHTPLLHFTWSVSDAWMGAAAAIPPVLCFLAMLRWPLGPFAKLKTFCEQEFVPLLANSSWADIALIALSAGVGEEMLFRGVFQSALSASTGVASGLVISSLLFGMLHPISVPYALVTFAMGMYLGGLFLFTNNLLTAMVTHGLYDFILMAYLLRIKNFGRPASNPIAEVDSDRKIDDYGGP, from the coding sequence ATCCTCCGGGGCACGACGTAATCGTCTTGTTCGCGGTCTTCTTCGAGGGCGGGCTGGCGCCGCTCGCCTTGTTGATGGGGTGGTGGTTCGGCCACACCCCGCTGCTCCATTTCACCTGGAGCGTCTCGGACGCCTGGATGGGCGCCGCGGCGGCGATTCCGCCGGTGCTCTGCTTCCTGGCCATGCTCCGCTGGCCGCTGGGGCCGTTCGCGAAACTGAAGACGTTTTGCGAGCAGGAGTTCGTCCCCCTGCTGGCCAACAGCTCGTGGGCGGACATCGCCTTGATCGCCCTGTCGGCCGGCGTCGGCGAGGAGATGCTGTTCCGCGGCGTCTTTCAGTCGGCTCTGTCCGCATCAACGGGCGTCGCGTCGGGCCTGGTCATTTCCAGCCTCCTATTCGGCATGCTCCATCCGATCTCGGTCCCCTACGCGCTGGTCACGTTCGCGATGGGAATGTACCTCGGGGGCCTGTTCCTGTTCACCAACAACCTCCTGACCGCGATGGTGACGCACGGGCTCTACGACTTCATCCTGATGGCCTACTTGTTGCGCATCAAGAATTTCGGCCGGCCCGCCAGCAACCCGATCGCCGAGGTCGACTCGGATCGGAAGATCGACGATTACGGCGGCCCTTGA
- a CDS encoding DUF6263 family protein, translated as MKLTTTGIAASPPRRSSSFRLLAAGCLLALAWTAVGGATARAATTLRWKLKPGEVLHYTMTQNTTNAYKPKNGQEASTAMSQVLNLHWTVKSVSADGVAEVAQAVDRVQIRIEGAAQPSAFQFDSDAKLPPPEGPIAAQLVPLLKALVGAEFTFKLNGRGELSDIKVPEKLMESVRQANPGGGSMFSDEGMKNLITQSGLTLSESALDPGKTWTQQSKLSLPMLGVMILDKTYTFQGPDEAEAGRVKIALDTKVAIQPAADAAITMKIDSQGGKGVFSFDLERGRVVSSRVEDLLAMTLSVQGQEIGQTTKTVTEMKLSPEKTSK; from the coding sequence ATGAAGCTGACGACCACGGGAATCGCCGCGTCCCCCCCCCGCCGCTCCTCGTCGTTCCGGCTGCTCGCCGCCGGGTGTCTCCTGGCCCTGGCCTGGACGGCCGTCGGCGGCGCGACGGCCCGCGCGGCCACGACCCTGCGCTGGAAGCTCAAGCCGGGCGAGGTCCTTCATTACACCATGACTCAGAACACCACCAACGCCTACAAGCCGAAGAACGGGCAAGAGGCGAGCACCGCGATGAGCCAGGTGCTGAACCTCCACTGGACCGTCAAGAGCGTCTCCGCCGACGGCGTCGCCGAGGTCGCCCAGGCTGTCGACCGCGTCCAGATTCGGATCGAGGGCGCGGCGCAGCCCTCGGCGTTCCAGTTCGACTCCGACGCGAAGCTGCCGCCCCCCGAAGGCCCGATCGCCGCCCAGCTCGTCCCCCTGCTCAAGGCCCTTGTGGGCGCCGAATTCACGTTCAAGCTGAACGGTCGCGGCGAACTCAGCGACATCAAGGTCCCCGAGAAGCTCATGGAATCGGTCCGCCAGGCCAACCCCGGCGGCGGCTCGATGTTCTCCGACGAGGGCATGAAGAACCTGATCACCCAGTCGGGCCTGACCCTCTCCGAGTCCGCCCTGGACCCGGGGAAGACCTGGACCCAGCAGTCCAAGCTTTCCTTGCCGATGCTGGGGGTGATGATCCTCGACAAGACCTATACGTTCCAGGGGCCTGACGAGGCCGAGGCGGGGCGAGTCAAGATCGCCCTCGACACCAAGGTGGCCATCCAGCCCGCCGCCGATGCCGCCATCACCATGAAGATCGACAGCCAGGGCGGGAAGGGCGTCTTCTCGTTCGACCTGGAACGCGGCCGGGTCGTCTCCTCGCGCGTCGAAGACCTGCTCGCCATGACGCTCTCGGTCCAGGGGCAAGAGATCGGGCAGACGACCAAGACCGTCACGGAAATGAAACTGTCGCCCGAGAAGACGTCGAAGTGA
- a CDS encoding sigma 54-interacting transcriptional regulator has product MPDEKGSSWISERWAGLRILFLVGSAVVLLYSVMVLAHVVWMGTIGVRCMFGTIVEEEVSRDFVWKSAGVRVEPPQVGDVLSSIDGTDLRAGDYSAYIKALRGLSNRIDDTVDVRWVDQKTGATREAQAVVRYAPTRSYVWSCVWFLQELLIFGVGARVFWKRPNDDSARLFFLLCIVTVGAFMGGYHWTEIVLRPLLIYPFVFFALLVPAVNLHFYLVFPRPNPILLVYRRWVLSVLYGVPAAFLAALWGGMYASRWLRDRDAATESTTALQLIRILALSYVWVAVFFFALCLFCLVFSYRRARHRGERNQVKWILMATVVSTVLIGYMMWQTLSDPANLGRDSAAWPMFIVSLLYTIAHAFSITRYKLLQVEEIINRSVVYFAFSVTAGLIYSGLLLVGGKVIGDRLLAERTTSWGAVVAAVSVIVVLILSEIARGRFQRVLDRRFFREKYKFDQAMQKMRLAVGSLVDRTTLGRRLLEGTAEVMRLEWGALYLAEVETGTFELAASHGPTPDDHVLEAANPLVTRLRQTSSVRQSHALGSAGTSDPATDAMIALGGEAACGVGGDGQLAGVLVLGPKRSGMPYEDEEMAFLGAISSVAALALHSADIQQTLESLNHELRDKVDKISVQQRRILILQEQLRDRAEREMAGHHGGTDSSDPGRGEADAVVEAFDRIKGSSPAVRRMTSLARKVAASPSAVLIRGESGSGKEVLAAAIHAGSPRASRPFVKVHCAALSQSLLESELFGHVRGAFTGADRDRMGRFEQANGGTLFLDEIGDINLEVQTKLLRVLQEMSFERVGSSQPVNVDVRIVAATHQNLEALIQAGRFREDLYYRLNVICLTAPPLRDRREDVFELAVYFLDVHAARTGKLLTHIDPEAVEALMAYDWPGNIRELENVVERAVVLADGPSLTVGDLPPEVRQPIRRRYRSRTRLASTAGPSAGSSAAASASSAGMIAERPPSAAALPTGSTDAAGDEWNSEFFAYERQRLLDALEEAGGNKSIAARLLGLPRSTFFSKLKKHGLA; this is encoded by the coding sequence GTGCCGGATGAGAAGGGCTCGTCGTGGATCTCGGAGCGCTGGGCGGGATTGCGGATTCTGTTCCTCGTCGGTTCGGCGGTCGTGCTGCTGTATTCGGTGATGGTCCTCGCGCACGTGGTGTGGATGGGGACGATCGGCGTTCGCTGCATGTTCGGGACGATCGTCGAGGAAGAGGTCTCCCGCGATTTCGTCTGGAAGAGCGCTGGGGTTCGGGTCGAGCCTCCCCAGGTGGGCGACGTGCTGTCGTCGATCGACGGGACCGACTTACGGGCTGGCGATTACTCGGCTTACATCAAGGCCCTACGCGGGCTGAGCAACCGGATCGACGACACGGTGGACGTCCGCTGGGTCGATCAAAAGACCGGCGCGACGCGCGAGGCCCAGGCGGTGGTGCGTTACGCCCCGACCCGTTCGTACGTCTGGTCGTGCGTCTGGTTCCTTCAGGAGCTGTTGATCTTCGGCGTGGGCGCGAGGGTGTTCTGGAAGCGTCCCAACGACGACTCGGCTCGGCTGTTCTTCCTGCTCTGCATCGTTACGGTCGGCGCGTTCATGGGGGGCTACCACTGGACGGAGATCGTCCTCCGCCCGTTGTTGATCTATCCATTCGTGTTCTTCGCCCTGCTGGTGCCCGCGGTGAATCTGCATTTCTACCTGGTCTTCCCCAGGCCCAACCCGATCCTTCTGGTCTACCGCCGGTGGGTTCTCTCGGTCCTTTACGGCGTGCCGGCGGCGTTCCTGGCGGCGTTGTGGGGGGGGATGTACGCGTCGCGTTGGCTTCGGGATCGCGACGCGGCGACCGAGAGCACAACGGCGCTCCAGTTGATCCGCATCCTGGCGCTGAGCTACGTCTGGGTGGCGGTCTTTTTCTTCGCGTTGTGCCTCTTCTGCCTGGTCTTCAGCTATCGGCGGGCGCGGCATCGCGGCGAGCGCAACCAGGTCAAATGGATCTTGATGGCGACGGTGGTCTCGACCGTCCTGATCGGCTACATGATGTGGCAGACGCTGAGCGATCCGGCGAACCTGGGACGCGACAGCGCCGCGTGGCCGATGTTCATCGTCTCGCTCCTGTACACGATCGCGCACGCGTTCAGCATCACGCGGTACAAGCTCCTGCAAGTCGAGGAGATCATCAACCGGAGCGTGGTCTACTTCGCCTTCAGCGTGACGGCGGGGCTGATCTATTCGGGGCTGCTCCTGGTCGGCGGCAAGGTGATCGGCGACCGACTCCTGGCCGAGCGGACGACGTCGTGGGGCGCGGTGGTGGCGGCCGTGTCGGTGATCGTCGTCTTGATTCTGTCGGAGATTGCGCGCGGGCGGTTCCAGCGGGTGCTGGACCGACGGTTCTTCCGCGAGAAGTACAAGTTCGACCAGGCGATGCAGAAGATGCGGCTGGCGGTGGGGAGCCTGGTCGACCGCACGACGCTGGGCCGTCGGCTGCTGGAAGGGACCGCCGAGGTCATGCGGCTGGAATGGGGGGCGCTCTATCTGGCCGAGGTCGAGACCGGGACGTTCGAGCTGGCCGCCAGCCACGGTCCGACGCCCGACGACCATGTGCTTGAGGCGGCCAACCCGCTGGTGACGCGGCTCCGGCAGACGTCGTCGGTGCGGCAGTCGCACGCGCTGGGTTCGGCGGGTACGTCCGACCCGGCCACCGACGCCATGATCGCGCTGGGGGGCGAGGCCGCGTGCGGGGTGGGGGGGGACGGCCAACTCGCTGGTGTTCTGGTCCTCGGCCCCAAGCGGAGCGGCATGCCGTACGAAGACGAGGAGATGGCCTTCCTGGGCGCGATCAGCTCGGTGGCCGCGCTGGCGTTGCACTCGGCCGACATCCAGCAGACGCTCGAATCGTTGAACCACGAGCTGCGCGACAAGGTCGACAAGATCTCCGTGCAGCAGCGGCGGATTCTGATCCTCCAGGAACAGTTGCGCGACCGGGCCGAGCGCGAGATGGCGGGCCACCACGGGGGAACCGATTCGAGCGATCCCGGTCGCGGCGAGGCCGACGCCGTGGTCGAGGCGTTCGACCGGATCAAGGGGTCGAGCCCGGCCGTCCGCCGGATGACGAGCCTGGCGCGGAAGGTGGCCGCGAGCCCCTCGGCGGTCTTGATCCGCGGCGAGAGCGGGTCGGGCAAGGAGGTGCTGGCCGCGGCGATCCACGCGGGCAGTCCGCGCGCGAGCCGACCGTTCGTGAAGGTTCACTGCGCTGCGCTCTCGCAAAGTCTGCTGGAGAGCGAGCTGTTCGGCCACGTCCGGGGGGCGTTCACCGGCGCCGACCGCGACCGCATGGGTCGGTTCGAGCAGGCCAACGGCGGCACGCTGTTCCTCGACGAGATCGGCGACATCAACCTCGAAGTTCAGACCAAGCTGCTGCGCGTGCTCCAGGAGATGTCGTTCGAGCGCGTGGGAAGCTCGCAGCCGGTGAACGTCGACGTCCGGATCGTGGCCGCGACTCACCAGAACCTCGAAGCGTTGATCCAGGCAGGAAGGTTCCGCGAGGACTTATACTACCGACTCAACGTCATCTGCCTGACGGCGCCACCGCTGCGGGACCGTCGCGAGGACGTCTTCGAGCTGGCCGTCTACTTCCTGGACGTCCACGCGGCGCGGACCGGGAAGCTCCTCACCCACATCGACCCCGAGGCCGTCGAGGCGCTGATGGCGTACGACTGGCCGGGCAACATCCGGGAGCTGGAGAACGTCGTCGAGCGCGCGGTGGTTCTGGCCGACGGCCCGTCGCTGACCGTCGGCGACCTGCCGCCGGAAGTCCGCCAGCCGATCCGCCGTCGCTATCGCTCGCGCACTCGACTGGCGTCGACCGCAGGTCCGTCGGCCGGGTCGAGCGCCGCGGCCAGCGCCTCCTCGGCGGGGATGATCGCCGAGCGGCCCCCGAGCGCAGCGGCCTTGCCGACAGGCTCGACCGATGCGGCGGGCGACGAATGGAATTCGGAGTTTTTCGCCTACGAGCGGCAGCGCTTGCTCGACGCGCTTGAGGAGGCGGGCGGCAACAAGAGCATCGCCGCCCGCCTGCTCGGGTTGCCGCGAAGCACGTTCTTCAGCAAGCTGAAGAAGCACGGGCTCGCCTGA